A single Methanobrevibacter woesei DNA region contains:
- the uvrC gene encoding excinuclease ABC subunit UvrC, which produces MSTKVKSPENLPNKPGVYIMRNKQDEIIYIGKAKNLIKRVKSYFRPVLDRPKTQILMSHFDSLEYIVTNSEKEALILEANLIKKHKPRYNIQLKDDKRYPYVKITSEKFPRLVITRNITKNGSYYGPFTDVGSVKKTVKFLKSLFKIRTCRNMDGPCLNSQIDLCYAPCDGNISEEEYNEIIKKIDLFFQGKYSVIVRNLKKEMMKAAENQEYEKAAVLRDQIVSIEEIMDKQFVELADDDLDQDVIAIAENKDTVIIVVMAIRNGKIIGKDDFLMSGTEHDSNEDVLYAFIQQYYGYNRHIPKQIIVDNEIEGYELLEEWLTDLRGNRVYIKVPEKGIKLRLVQMAKKNAEIIKHQKKTLENALIELKKYLKLDKLPRVIEGYDISNISGKMAVGSKVSFLDAKPNKKKYKHFKINTPGPNDFEMMRELLTRRLKMLDQDEEPDLIVIDGGKGQLNVACEVLDDLNLSHIPIIGLAKEFEEIFIPNSSRPIIIPKNNKALHLLQRVRDESHRFAITYHRKLRSKNISESSLDDIKGIGRNRKLNLLKEFGDVESIKKASVDELAKVKSMNSKVAQNVYDYYH; this is translated from the coding sequence ATGTCAACTAAAGTTAAATCTCCTGAAAATCTTCCAAATAAACCTGGTGTTTATATAATGAGGAATAAACAGGATGAAATTATTTACATTGGTAAGGCAAAAAACCTCATTAAAAGAGTTAAATCTTATTTTCGTCCAGTTCTTGACAGGCCTAAAACTCAAATATTAATGAGTCATTTTGATAGCTTAGAGTACATTGTAACAAATTCTGAAAAAGAAGCTCTAATTTTAGAGGCTAATTTAATTAAAAAACACAAGCCTCGTTATAATATTCAGCTAAAGGATGATAAAAGATATCCTTATGTTAAAATAACTAGTGAAAAGTTTCCAAGGTTAGTTATTACAAGAAACATTACAAAAAATGGTAGCTATTATGGGCCATTTACAGATGTGGGGTCTGTTAAAAAAACTGTAAAGTTTTTAAAATCTTTATTTAAAATAAGAACATGCAGAAATATGGATGGGCCTTGTCTTAATAGTCAGATAGATTTATGTTATGCTCCTTGTGATGGAAACATCTCTGAAGAGGAATACAATGAGATTATTAAAAAAATAGATTTGTTTTTCCAGGGAAAGTACTCTGTTATTGTTAGAAATCTTAAAAAGGAGATGATGAAGGCTGCTGAAAATCAAGAATATGAAAAAGCAGCAGTTTTAAGAGATCAAATTGTATCTATTGAAGAAATTATGGATAAACAATTTGTTGAACTGGCTGATGATGATTTAGATCAGGATGTAATAGCTATTGCAGAAAATAAAGACACTGTAATTATCGTTGTAATGGCTATACGTAATGGTAAGATTATTGGCAAAGATGACTTTTTAATGAGTGGAACAGAGCATGATTCTAATGAAGATGTTTTATATGCTTTCATTCAACAGTATTATGGGTATAATAGACATATTCCAAAACAGATTATTGTTGATAATGAAATTGAAGGTTATGAACTTCTTGAAGAGTGGCTTACAGATTTAAGGGGAAATAGAGTTTATATTAAAGTCCCTGAAAAAGGAATTAAATTAAGATTAGTTCAAATGGCTAAAAAGAATGCAGAAATTATTAAACATCAAAAGAAAACTCTTGAAAACGCTTTAATTGAACTTAAAAAGTACTTAAAACTCGATAAACTACCTAGAGTTATTGAAGGTTATGATATTAGTAATATTTCAGGTAAAATGGCTGTAGGTTCCAAAGTTTCATTTCTTGATGCAAAACCTAATAAAAAGAAGTATAAACACTTTAAAATTAACACTCCAGGTCCTAATGATTTTGAAATGATGAGGGAACTTTTAACCAGACGTCTTAAGATGTTGGATCAGGATGAAGAACCTGATTTGATTGTTATTGATGGTGGTAAAGGTCAGTTAAATGTTGCATGTGAGGTTTTAGACGACCTTAATCTTTCTCATATTCCTATTATTGGTTTAGCTAAGGAATTTGAGGAAATATTTATTCCTAACTCTAGTCGTCCTATTATAATTCCTAAAAATAATAAGGCACTACACCTTCTTCAACGTGTTAGGGATGAATCTCACAGATTTGCCATTACATATCATAGAAAGTTAAGAAGTAAAAACATCAGCGAGTCTTCTCTTGATGATATTAAGGGCATTGGTAGAAATCGTAAATTAAATCTATTAAAAGAATTTGGGGATGTTGAATCTATTAAAAAAGCTTCTGTTGATGAATTGGCCAAGGTAAAATCTATGAATTCAAAAGTTGCTCAAAATGTCTATGATTATTACCATTAA